One stretch of Methanobrevibacter sp. DNA includes these proteins:
- a CDS encoding DEAD/DEAH box helicase → MLVLKKIKKQWRLYPIGSPKGALNRKREPEFVGNIKFSINGDSLAISRFVADYNFNDNSTLNEKLMPPGEVIKLLRSQAVFIATPDEDVEKFLMSLNIKVRKTQVCDFCAYEGNITIVNSSYSYKYHNQLICRNCAFDTIKQELKLQGFDKKIFRNLKSTLEKTGSLEKTLSVLDPHFDPLKNTKLTLYDKTKKSKHIIPPVDMKRLKIPKNFKKVLLDSGNTKLLPVQYLAIKEGLLKGEDLLVVSATGSGKTLVGELAGITKALKGKKFIFLTPLVALANQKYRDFKKKYSKLGLKVAIKVGRNRVKAKGELKLPDSDVSNADIVVATYEGIDYLLRIGNSQALSNLGVVLIDEIHMIDDEDRGTRLNGLIKRLKNLYPKTQIIGLSATVKNPEFLASEFNMKLVQYSQRPVPLERHLVYTRNESQKRHLMRQLVQKEYNTKSKKGYRGQTIIFTNSRRKTHQIANYLNNKRVNAHAYHAGLSYYKKERIEKDFDKGKISCVVTTAALAAGVDFPASQVIFDSLVMGNKWINPNEFSQMLGRAGRPSYHDRGVVYLIPEVGNDFAGESEEAKALDLLESNSEDVYIEYDEESSYEQILADISSNSIKSRKELNEFYETINVPISLKTATDEMEDLGLIRYTPSNKMEVTKYGRATSVSFLSIDEAEFIKNTLNDREYLKRYVGHSPMYKKKDKYDKLKVLILAMALDLEMFENAYLSSVIHNQIANALKIKFSTRLFAESTLDIISSGEAIEKVDKKFQDALIALQTDFMQCKCQDRPFCTCMQRGISEVIIHERLKGKDPQDISNKLFRKYQIQVYPGDIFSWLDNFVKNLDAIKRIAKSFNKNNIVKKTNYLIKKIENG, encoded by the coding sequence GGTGCACTAAATCGCAAAAGAGAACCTGAATTTGTCGGTAATATTAAGTTTTCCATAAATGGTGATTCATTAGCGATTTCAAGGTTTGTTGCAGATTATAATTTCAATGACAACTCCACATTAAATGAAAAATTAATGCCTCCTGGGGAGGTAATCAAGCTTTTACGCTCTCAAGCAGTTTTTATTGCAACTCCTGATGAAGATGTAGAGAAATTCCTGATGTCTCTCAATATCAAAGTTAGAAAAACTCAAGTTTGTGATTTCTGTGCTTATGAAGGAAATATCACTATTGTCAATTCCTCTTATTCTTATAAGTATCATAATCAATTAATTTGTAGAAATTGTGCTTTTGACACAATAAAACAGGAACTTAAGCTTCAAGGTTTTGATAAAAAGATTTTTAGAAATTTAAAGTCTACTTTGGAAAAGACAGGGAGCTTGGAGAAGACTTTATCTGTTCTTGATCCTCATTTTGATCCTTTAAAGAATACAAAACTTACTTTGTATGATAAAACTAAAAAGTCAAAGCACATCATACCTCCAGTTGATATGAAAAGACTCAAAATTCCTAAAAACTTTAAAAAAGTTCTTCTTGACTCTGGAAATACTAAATTATTACCCGTTCAATATCTGGCTATTAAAGAGGGTCTTCTTAAAGGTGAAGATTTGCTTGTTGTAAGTGCAACAGGTTCAGGTAAGACTTTAGTTGGGGAACTTGCAGGTATTACAAAGGCTCTTAAAGGTAAAAAGTTTATTTTCCTTACTCCTTTGGTAGCTCTTGCTAACCAGAAATACAGGGACTTTAAAAAGAAATACTCAAAATTGGGATTGAAAGTAGCTATTAAAGTTGGGAGAAATAGAGTTAAAGCAAAAGGCGAACTTAAACTTCCTGATTCTGATGTATCCAATGCAGATATTGTTGTTGCTACATATGAAGGAATAGATTACTTGCTTAGAATCGGTAATTCACAGGCATTATCCAACTTAGGTGTGGTTTTGATAGATGAAATTCACATGATTGATGATGAAGATAGAGGAACTCGTTTAAATGGTCTGATTAAACGTTTAAAAAATCTTTATCCTAAAACACAAATCATTGGATTGTCAGCTACAGTTAAAAATCCTGAATTCTTAGCGTCTGAATTTAATATGAAGTTAGTTCAATACTCACAAAGACCAGTTCCATTGGAAAGACACTTAGTATATACAAGAAATGAGTCTCAAAAAAGACATTTGATGAGACAGCTTGTTCAAAAAGAGTATAATACTAAATCTAAGAAAGGGTATAGAGGACAAACTATTATATTTACAAATTCAAGGCGTAAAACTCATCAAATTGCAAATTATTTAAATAATAAACGTGTCAATGCCCATGCATACCATGCTGGTTTGTCATATTATAAAAAAGAAAGGATTGAAAAAGACTTTGATAAAGGTAAAATATCTTGCGTAGTGACTACTGCAGCTCTTGCAGCTGGTGTGGACTTCCCTGCTTCACAAGTAATATTTGACTCACTTGTAATGGGAAACAAATGGATTAATCCAAATGAATTTTCACAGATGTTGGGTCGTGCAGGAAGACCATCCTACCATGATAGGGGTGTAGTATACTTAATACCTGAAGTAGGCAATGACTTTGCAGGAGAATCAGAAGAGGCAAAAGCGTTGGATCTTTTAGAGAGCAACAGTGAAGATGTTTACATTGAATATGATGAAGAATCATCCTATGAACAAATTCTCGCAGATATTTCATCTAATTCCATTAAATCTAGAAAAGAATTAAATGAGTTCTATGAAACTATTAATGTTCCAATTTCACTTAAAACAGCAACTGATGAAATGGAAGATTTAGGATTAATCAGATACACACCAAGCAATAAGATGGAAGTTACTAAGTATGGAAGAGCAACTTCAGTATCATTCTTGTCAATTGATGAAGCGGAATTCATTAAAAATACGTTAAACGATAGAGAATATCTAAAAAGATATGTTGGGCATTCTCCAATGTATAAGAAAAAGGACAAGTATGATAAATTGAAAGTGTTGATTTTAGCTATGGCATTGGATTTGGAAATGTTTGAAAATGCATATCTCTCAAGTGTTATTCACAATCAGATAGCTAATGCATTAAAAATTAAATTTTCAACAAGATTATTTGCAGAGTCAACTTTGGATATAATATCTAGTGGGGAAGCTATTGAAAAAGTGGATAAAAAATTCCAAGATGCATTAATAGCTCTTCAGACTGATTTTATGCAATGTAAATGTCAAGATAGACCATTTTGCACATGTATGCAAAGGGGGATTTCAGAAGTCATTATTCACGAAAGACTTAAAGGAAAAGATCCTCAAGACATTTCAAATAAATTATTTAGAAAGTATCAAATTCAAGTTTATCCTGGAGATATTTTCTCATGGTTGGATAATTTTGTCAAAAATTTAGATGCAATTAAAAGAATTGCTAAGTCATTTAATAAGAATAATATTGTTAAAAAAACTAATTACTTAATTAAGAAAATTGAAAATGGGTGA
- a CDS encoding DUF853 domain-containing protein gives MYAEDKILIGCNETEKVFLLPKLANRHGLIAGATGTGKTVTLKVLAESFSDLGVPVFLADMKGDISGLAKIGSPNEIISKNVEAFSLNDMGFNFHEYPVEFWDLFGDKGLPVRITLSEMGPQLLSKILNLSEAQSGVLNIVFRVADEESLLIIDIKDLKSMINHVVENKDKYEGEYGAIAVKSANTILRSLITLEDQGGNAFFGQPALELNDFIQLDDNGKGVINILDAQKLSLSPELYSTFLLWMLTNLYQTLPEVGDMDKPKFVFFFDEAHLLFDDMSPEFAKKIEQVVRLIRSKGVGLYFISQSPADIPDDILAQLGNRVQHALHAYTPKDQKAVKVAAETFRPNPNFDTAEVISNLGIGEALVSVLDETGAPSVVEKVNIVPPQSYIGAIDDNLRSQLIDISEFKSKYWEAIDGESAYELLLNKIDSNPNVESEVPQVDKQIIEEVKVQNKEQSEAQNNQPAFGLGDILGTVLGGQQPANGKKAKKSPQQKMVEKAATQAMNTAAREVTKGIMRGIFGQMK, from the coding sequence ATGTATGCAGAAGATAAAATATTGATTGGTTGTAATGAAACTGAAAAGGTTTTTTTATTACCTAAACTAGCTAACAGGCATGGTTTAATAGCTGGAGCAACAGGTACTGGTAAAACTGTTACTTTAAAAGTTTTGGCTGAATCTTTTTCAGATTTGGGAGTTCCAGTCTTTTTGGCTGATATGAAAGGAGATATTTCAGGACTTGCAAAAATAGGTTCTCCAAACGAAATTATCTCTAAAAATGTGGAAGCATTTTCATTGAATGATATGGGATTCAATTTCCATGAGTATCCTGTTGAATTTTGGGATTTATTTGGTGATAAAGGTCTTCCAGTAAGAATAACTTTGTCTGAAATGGGTCCTCAATTACTTTCAAAAATTCTAAACTTGTCTGAAGCACAATCTGGTGTGTTAAATATTGTATTTAGGGTTGCTGATGAAGAATCTCTTTTAATTATTGATATTAAGGATTTAAAATCAATGATTAATCATGTTGTTGAAAATAAAGATAAATATGAAGGAGAATATGGTGCAATTGCTGTTAAATCAGCCAACACTATCTTAAGAAGTTTAATTACACTAGAAGATCAAGGTGGAAATGCATTCTTTGGACAACCTGCACTTGAACTCAATGATTTCATACAATTGGATGATAATGGAAAAGGAGTAATCAACATATTGGATGCTCAAAAATTATCTTTATCTCCAGAACTATACTCAACATTCTTGCTTTGGATGTTAACTAATTTATATCAAACATTACCTGAAGTAGGTGACATGGACAAACCAAAATTTGTTTTCTTCTTTGATGAAGCACATTTATTATTTGATGACATGTCTCCTGAATTCGCTAAAAAGATTGAGCAAGTTGTAAGACTTATCAGATCAAAAGGAGTAGGTTTATACTTTATTTCACAATCTCCTGCAGATATTCCTGATGATATTTTAGCACAGCTTGGAAATCGTGTTCAACATGCACTTCATGCATACACTCCAAAAGACCAAAAAGCAGTCAAGGTAGCTGCTGAAACGTTCAGACCTAACCCTAATTTCGATACTGCAGAAGTTATTTCCAATTTGGGAATTGGTGAAGCATTAGTTTCTGTTCTTGATGAAACTGGTGCACCAAGTGTTGTTGAGAAAGTGAATATTGTACCTCCTCAAAGTTATATTGGTGCGATTGATGATAATTTAAGAAGTCAATTAATTGATATTTCAGAGTTTAAATCTAAATATTGGGAAGCTATTGATGGTGAATCTGCTTATGAATTATTATTAAACAAAATTGATTCAAATCCTAATGTTGAAAGTGAAGTTCCTCAAGTTGATAAACAAATCATTGAAGAGGTTAAAGTTCAAAATAAGGAACAATCTGAAGCACAGAATAATCAACCTGCATTCGGTTTAGGAGATATTTTAGGAACTGTTTTGGGAGGTCAACAACCAGCAAATGGTAAAAAGGCTAAAAAATCTCCACAACAAAAAATGGTTGAAAAAGCAGCAACACAAGCAATGAACACTGCTGCTCGTGAAGTTACTAAAGGAATTATGAGGGGAATATTCGGACAAATGAAATAG
- the trmB gene encoding tRNA (guanosine(46)-N7)-methyltransferase TrmB, whose product MGKGDFIIGMALNNPNYNYIGMEMHSSVLSIAINKINDYDLNNIRIVRMDAKDSIDLLKDKVDTIYLNFSDPWPKNKHAKRRLTHEFYLKIYDELFKDKNCKKIIMKTDNDGLFEFSLKSFKEYGYEIEEISHDLHKENRFNVMTEYEKKFSNNGIKIKYVKVIKNN is encoded by the coding sequence ATGGGTAAAGGTGATTTTATTATTGGAATGGCTTTAAATAATCCAAATTATAATTATATTGGTATGGAAATGCATTCAAGTGTTTTGAGCATTGCTATAAATAAAATAAATGATTATGATTTAAATAATATTCGTATAGTTAGGATGGATGCCAAAGATTCAATTGATTTATTGAAAGATAAGGTTGACACAATTTATTTGAATTTTTCTGATCCTTGGCCAAAAAATAAACATGCTAAAAGAAGACTCACTCATGAATTTTATTTAAAAATTTATGATGAACTTTTTAAAGATAAAAATTGTAAAAAGATTATAATGAAAACAGACAATGATGGTTTGTTTGAATTTTCTTTAAAGAGTTTTAAAGAATATGGATATGAAATAGAAGAAATTAGTCATGATCTGCATAAAGAAAATAGGTTTAATGTAATGACTGAATATGAAAAAAAGTTTTCAAATAATGGCATAAAAATAAAATATGTAAAAGTAATAAAAAATAACTAA
- a CDS encoding diaminopimelate dehydrogenase produces MIKIGILGYGNIGRGVEAAVTNAKDMELAGVFTRRDPETVETETDVKVYKIDDLYNMKNEIDVLMLCGGSANDLPVQTPEFAKYFNVIDSFDTHAKIPEHFENVNKSALEGDNVAVISVGWDPGLFSLNRLYAQAILPNGNDYTFWGKGVSQGHSDAIRNIPGVQDARQYTIPVDSALNAVRNGENPELTTRQKHTRDCYVVAEEGADKEQIEKDIVTMPNYFDEYDTTVTFITQEELDANHAGIPHGGIVFRSGTTGLNNEMNHIIEYKLTLDSNPQFTASVLIAYARAAYRLAEKGEFGCKTVFDIAPGLLHPESAEYQRKNCL; encoded by the coding sequence ATGATTAAAATTGGAATTTTAGGTTATGGAAATATCGGCCGTGGAGTCGAAGCTGCTGTAACCAACGCAAAGGATATGGAACTTGCAGGAGTATTCACAAGACGTGACCCTGAAACTGTTGAAACTGAAACTGATGTAAAAGTATACAAAATTGACGATTTATACAACATGAAAAATGAAATTGATGTATTAATGTTATGTGGTGGAAGTGCAAATGATTTACCTGTACAAACCCCTGAATTTGCAAAATACTTCAATGTAATTGATAGTTTTGATACACATGCAAAAATCCCAGAACATTTTGAAAATGTTAACAAATCTGCATTAGAAGGAGACAACGTAGCTGTCATCTCAGTAGGTTGGGATCCTGGTCTTTTCTCATTAAACAGATTATATGCACAAGCAATTTTACCAAACGGAAACGATTACACTTTCTGGGGTAAAGGAGTATCCCAAGGACACTCTGATGCAATCAGAAACATACCTGGAGTTCAAGATGCGCGCCAATACACAATTCCTGTAGATAGTGCTCTTAATGCAGTTAGAAATGGGGAAAATCCTGAATTAACAACTCGTCAAAAACATACCAGAGACTGTTACGTTGTAGCAGAAGAAGGTGCTGACAAAGAACAAATAGAAAAAGACATTGTGACAATGCCTAATTATTTCGACGAATACGATACAACAGTTACTTTCATTACCCAAGAAGAATTAGATGCAAACCATGCAGGAATTCCTCACGGAGGTATTGTATTTAGAAGTGGTACAACAGGTTTAAACAACGAAATGAACCACATTATTGAATACAAATTAACTTTAGATAGCAACCCACAATTTACTGCATCCGTTTTAATCGCATATGCAAGAGCTGCATACAGATTAGCTGAAAAAGGTGAATTTGGTTGTAAAACTGTATTTGATATTGCACCAGGATTATTACACCCTGAAAGTGCAGAATACCAACGTAAAAACTGCTTATAG
- a CDS encoding GIY-YIG nuclease family protein gives MKGCYCLIIKNDSKKSIQIGKKLGKIQFEEGFYVYVGSAMNSLMARVKRHLSEEKKLHWHVDYLLKQTEITDVIYNESTKKIECNLSQFIADNTTGITDFGCSDCDCKSHLYYFKNRNEAIECVLSAYDSINMECTFFKRQSDNIS, from the coding sequence ATGAAAGGTTGTTATTGTTTAATAATTAAAAACGATTCAAAAAAATCAATTCAAATTGGTAAAAAACTAGGAAAAATACAATTTGAAGAGGGTTTTTATGTATATGTTGGATCAGCCATGAATTCATTAATGGCAAGAGTAAAAAGACACTTAAGTGAAGAAAAGAAGCTTCACTGGCATGTAGATTATCTATTGAAACAAACAGAAATTACTGATGTAATCTACAACGAATCAACTAAAAAAATAGAATGCAACTTATCACAATTTATTGCAGACAATACCACCGGAATTACAGATTTCGGATGTTCAGACTGTGACTGCAAAAGTCATTTATACTACTTCAAAAATAGAAATGAAGCTATTGAATGTGTTTTATCTGCTTATGATTCAATAAACATGGAATGTACATTTTTTAAAAGACAATCAGACAATATTTCATAA
- a CDS encoding DUF371 domain-containing protein, translating into MIFKLQTKGHKNVTSLHKSTFEITKDVEIGLTADCIIGTSMDKSMFDFPQEFKDKIANSNTKITVILDTENGHDEIVGFGHEDLTLTHPTDIVSRTSDYTCSRTLMIKADKAAKDLDADLIEDLKNEKVMDVTIKLV; encoded by the coding sequence ATGATTTTTAAACTTCAAACCAAGGGACATAAAAATGTCACTTCACTCCATAAATCTACTTTTGAAATAACTAAGGATGTTGAAATTGGTCTAACTGCAGATTGTATTATTGGAACAAGTATGGATAAATCTATGTTTGATTTTCCACAAGAATTTAAAGATAAAATAGCTAATTCCAACACTAAAATAACTGTTATTCTGGATACTGAGAATGGACATGATGAGATAGTAGGTTTTGGTCATGAAGATTTAACTTTAACTCATCCAACTGACATTGTTTCAAGAACTAGTGATTATACATGTTCTCGTACTTTGATGATTAAGGCGGATAAGGCTGCAAAGGATCTTGATGCGGATTTGATTGAGGATTTAAAAAATGAAAAAGTTATGGATGTCACTATAAAATTAGTCTAA
- the galU gene encoding UTP--glucose-1-phosphate uridylyltransferase GalU: MKAVIPAAGFGTRFLPATKAQPKEMLPVFDKPTIQYVIEEAVASGIDDILIVTGRNKRSIEDHFDKSFELEQTLQSAGKDDRLKQVRAITDLADICYVRQKEQKGLGDAIKCAKKHVGDEPFAVMLGDSITKGPVPCTKQLIDVYEKYDASAISLEAVPREKVERYGIIKGDEVEKDIYNITKLVEKPLAHQAPSNLAIMGRYVLTHDIFDKIDETEPGVGGEIQLTDALQKLDSIYGVTFEGKTYDIGNRFEWLKTSIEFALEDPESKDDLIEYMKEMINGV; the protein is encoded by the coding sequence ATGAAAGCTGTAATTCCTGCAGCAGGTTTTGGAACAAGATTTTTACCTGCTACTAAAGCACAACCTAAAGAAATGTTACCTGTTTTTGATAAACCAACTATCCAGTATGTTATTGAAGAAGCAGTTGCATCTGGTATTGATGATATTTTAATTGTTACAGGTAGAAATAAAAGGTCTATCGAAGACCATTTTGACAAATCATTTGAACTTGAACAGACTTTACAAAGTGCTGGTAAAGATGATCGTTTAAAACAAGTTCGTGCTATCACTGACTTGGCTGATATTTGTTATGTAAGACAAAAAGAGCAAAAAGGTTTAGGTGATGCAATTAAATGTGCTAAAAAACACGTGGGTGATGAACCATTTGCAGTAATGCTTGGGGATTCAATTACTAAAGGACCAGTTCCATGCACAAAACAATTGATTGATGTTTATGAGAAGTATGATGCTTCTGCAATATCTCTTGAAGCAGTTCCAAGAGAAAAAGTGGAAAGATATGGTATTATTAAAGGAGATGAAGTTGAAAAAGATATTTACAATATCACTAAACTTGTTGAAAAACCATTGGCTCATCAAGCACCATCTAATTTAGCTATTATGGGACGTTATGTATTAACACACGACATCTTTGATAAAATTGATGAAACAGAACCCGGTGTTGGTGGAGAAATTCAATTAACTGATGCGCTTCAAAAATTGGATTCAATTTATGGTGTTACTTTTGAAGGAAAAACCTATGATATTGGTAATCGTTTTGAATGGTTAAAAACTTCAATTGAATTCGCATTAGAAGATCCTGAGTCTAAGGATGACTTAATTGAATATATGAAAGAAATGATTAATGGAGTTTAA
- a CDS encoding aldo/keto reductase gives MQYRLIKKTGDEISPLGFGAMRLPLKNGKIDRAEAQKLIFHAIDNGINFIDTAYLYGDSETFLGEILPDIRSNVKICTKLSAINVRKYDDMEPLLDEQLRRLNIDCIDYYLIHSVDLKNMNRLLKRDLIKFIEKAKSDGKIKHIGFSYHGPKEEFRDVVDCYDWEIVMVQYNYFDENIQASVEGIEYAASKGMGILVMEPLKGGILAGKMPEEVEKVFRKSNPNKSNAQWALEWVLNNRNVTCVLSGMNNFEQLNENLDVARRTTPMSMSFEELETVELAKRVMRNSLKINCSTCGYCMPCPQGVNIPECMKIYNEKFLFNHKGFINPSLMDYYQYVYGIMGSSGNAGKCNGCGKCLRKCPQNLDIIAELEKIKREFEFPGVKYLFFFVRHVGFPIYKFFVKLLNK, from the coding sequence ATGCAATATAGATTAATTAAAAAAACAGGGGATGAAATTTCACCTCTTGGTTTTGGTGCTATGCGTTTACCATTAAAAAACGGTAAAATCGATAGAGCTGAAGCCCAAAAACTTATTTTTCATGCAATTGATAATGGAATTAATTTCATTGATACTGCTTATTTATATGGGGACAGTGAAACTTTTCTCGGTGAAATTTTACCTGACATAAGATCTAATGTTAAAATATGTACTAAATTATCTGCAATTAATGTCAGAAAGTATGATGATATGGAACCTCTTTTGGATGAACAATTGAGGAGACTTAATATTGATTGTATTGATTATTATTTGATTCATAGTGTTGATTTAAAAAATATGAATCGATTATTAAAAAGGGATTTAATCAAATTCATTGAAAAAGCAAAATCTGATGGTAAAATAAAACATATTGGATTTTCATATCATGGACCTAAAGAGGAATTCCGGGATGTTGTGGATTGCTATGACTGGGAAATTGTAATGGTACAATATAATTATTTTGATGAAAATATTCAAGCCAGTGTTGAAGGAATTGAATATGCTGCTTCAAAAGGAATGGGTATTCTTGTAATGGAACCTTTAAAAGGAGGAATCCTTGCGGGTAAGATGCCTGAAGAAGTAGAAAAAGTTTTTAGAAAATCTAATCCAAATAAAAGTAATGCACAGTGGGCATTGGAATGGGTTTTAAATAATCGCAATGTTACTTGTGTTTTATCAGGTATGAATAATTTTGAACAATTGAATGAAAATTTGGATGTTGCAAGAAGAACAACACCTATGTCAATGTCTTTTGAAGAATTGGAAACAGTTGAACTTGCTAAAAGAGTAATGAGAAATTCATTAAAAATCAATTGTTCTACATGCGGATATTGTATGCCTTGTCCTCAAGGTGTAAACATTCCCGAATGTATGAAAATATATAATGAAAAGTTTTTATTTAATCATAAAGGTTTCATAAATCCTTCTCTAATGGACTATTATCAATATGTTTATGGTATAATGGGAAGTAGTGGTAATGCAGGTAAATGTAATGGATGCGGTAAGTGTTTAAGAAAATGTCCTCAAAATTTGGATATTATTGCAGAACTTGAAAAAATTAAAAGGGAATTTGAATTTCCTGGTGTCAAATATTTGTTCTTCTTTGTTAGACACGTTGGTTTTCCTATTTACAAATTTTTTGTTAAATTATTAAATAAATAA
- a CDS encoding TIGR04165 family Cys-rich peptide: protein MKLEELLAPCPKCGSKDKIAHRKMLDNHRAHAEMDTVKCEECGYIFFVNDKMDEDEKKQLLNELNKIYG from the coding sequence ATGAAACTCGAAGAATTATTAGCACCATGTCCAAAATGTGGTTCAAAAGATAAAATAGCTCACAGAAAAATGTTAGATAATCACAGAGCTCACGCAGAAATGGATACTGTAAAATGTGAAGAATGTGGTTATATTTTCTTCGTAAACGATAAAATGGACGAAGATGAGAAAAAACAATTATTAAATGAATTAAACAAAATCTACGGTTAA
- a CDS encoding TIGR04083 family peptide-modifying radical SAM enzyme yields the protein MTFHVMIIPTLNCPSRCKYCWGSENKKEMMGLDIIDHIITWLDDFRDDKVHFTFHGGEPLLAGYDFYKMALEKLSALPNLEGFSLQSNIWLLTDELIDLFVKYNVVVSTSIDGPKEINDYQRGEGYFDKTMARYEAAKNKGMRINFVLTVTDYSKDFSDELYDFFKNEKMNLKIHAALPSLRGDNADPWALEQKEHGKLLIEWLDKYLYDLDKFSIMDLDHICKSSLRRRGTLCTFADCIGTTLAVGSDGSIYPCYRFVGMSDYVLGNVSDNPSFDDLKESDAWVKLQEFRDYVDENCKKCKHVKYCEGGCPYNAIVAYQTPKAVDPQCTAYKMIFDEVSKRMNKEFARSAFGLGSPTPRKEGDAFSIMDLAMKH from the coding sequence ATGACATTCCATGTAATGATTATTCCTACCCTAAATTGCCCATCAAGATGCAAATACTGTTGGGGTTCTGAAAATAAAAAAGAAATGATGGGCCTTGACATTATTGATCATATTATAACTTGGTTAGATGATTTTAGGGATGATAAAGTTCATTTCACTTTCCATGGTGGTGAACCACTTCTTGCAGGTTATGATTTTTACAAAATGGCTTTAGAAAAATTGTCTGCATTACCTAATCTCGAAGGATTTTCTCTTCAAAGTAATATTTGGCTTTTAACTGATGAATTAATTGACTTGTTCGTCAAATACAATGTTGTTGTAAGTACAAGTATTGATGGACCAAAAGAAATCAATGATTATCAAAGGGGAGAAGGTTACTTTGACAAAACAATGGCAAGATATGAAGCTGCTAAAAACAAGGGAATGAGAATTAACTTTGTTTTAACTGTAACTGATTATTCAAAGGATTTTTCAGATGAATTATATGATTTCTTTAAAAATGAAAAAATGAACCTTAAAATTCACGCAGCTTTGCCGTCTTTACGCGGAGACAATGCAGATCCATGGGCACTTGAACAGAAAGAACATGGAAAACTCCTAATTGAATGGTTGGATAAATATCTCTATGATTTGGATAAATTTTCCATTATGGATTTGGATCATATCTGTAAAAGTTCACTTAGAAGAAGAGGAACATTGTGTACATTTGCAGATTGTATTGGAACTACTCTTGCTGTAGGTTCTGATGGTTCAATCTATCCATGCTATAGATTTGTTGGAATGTCTGATTATGTTTTGGGAAATGTCAGTGATAATCCAAGTTTTGATGATTTAAAAGAGTCTGATGCTTGGGTGAAACTTCAGGAATTTAGAGATTACGTTGATGAAAACTGTAAAAAATGCAAACATGTTAAATATTGTGAAGGAGGATGTCCATACAATGCTATTGTTGCATATCAGACACCTAAAGCAGTTGATCCTCAATGTACTGCATATAAAATGATATTTGATGAAGTTTCAAAAAGAATGAACAAGGAATTTGCTCGTTCAGCATTTGGTTTGGGTAGTCCAACACCTAGAAAAGAAGGGGATGCTTTTAGCATAATGGATTTGGCTATGAAGCATTAA